A genome region from Christensenella minuta includes the following:
- the murI gene encoding glutamate racemase, producing the protein MQTKELPIGVFDSGAGGVSVLAQAKICLPHENFIYYGDSANAPYGTRSENEIRDLTLACGDFLCGKGVKMIVIACNTATSITVQAMREKYNIPIISIEPAVKPAVEKHPQDQIAVLATPATLHQKRYWHLLDKLNAAGQVVNIECDSLAELVEQGNLSDPHIKAYLYERFLPYRGRNFGGIVVGCTHYSFVSAQIRDVAKKICGGSCEIFDGMYGTARHVANVLASEGLLSDSTEEGAVAFFSSGEEHNVGIFKRFLRFFLK; encoded by the coding sequence ATGCAGACAAAAGAACTGCCGATCGGCGTTTTCGATTCGGGCGCAGGCGGAGTGAGCGTGCTTGCTCAGGCAAAGATATGCCTGCCGCATGAAAATTTCATTTATTATGGAGACAGCGCAAACGCGCCTTACGGTACGAGGTCGGAAAATGAAATCCGAGACCTTACGCTTGCCTGTGGAGATTTTTTGTGCGGGAAGGGCGTAAAAATGATCGTGATTGCCTGCAACACTGCAACGAGCATCACGGTACAGGCGATGCGTGAAAAATATAATATTCCAATTATCAGCATCGAGCCAGCGGTGAAACCAGCAGTAGAAAAGCACCCGCAGGATCAAATCGCCGTTTTGGCGACACCAGCGACGCTTCACCAGAAGCGGTATTGGCACCTTCTTGATAAACTGAACGCGGCTGGCCAGGTAGTTAATATTGAATGCGACAGTCTTGCGGAGCTTGTCGAGCAGGGCAACCTTTCCGATCCGCATATTAAAGCCTATTTGTATGAAAGGTTCCTGCCGTACAGGGGGCGGAATTTTGGTGGTATTGTAGTAGGATGTACGCACTATTCGTTTGTAAGTGCGCAAATCCGCGACGTGGCGAAGAAAATTTGCGGCGGATCATGTGAAATATTTGACGGGATGTATGGTACGGCAAGGCATGTGGCGAATGTACTCGCTTCGGAAGGCCTCTTGAGCGATTCGACAGAAGAAGGCGCTGTTGCTTTTTTTTCATCCGGAGAAGAGCATAATGTCGGCATTTTTAAGCGGTTTCTCCGATTTTTTTTGAAATAA